Proteins from a genomic interval of Candidatus Bealeia paramacronuclearis:
- a CDS encoding microcin C ABC transporter permease YejB: MLSYIIRRLLLMIPTLFGILVINFIIIQAAPGGPVEQMIAKIRGSDVDATARISGGGMSDTGSNLHVGDSLNSMTPSKYRGAQGLDPEFIAEIEKLYGFDKPPLERFILMIKNYAVFDFGDSYFKDRSVIGLIIEKMPVSISIGLWTTLLIYLISIPLGVRKAIKDGTPFDVWTSGIVIVGYAIPGFLFAILLIILFAGGSYWNIFPLRGLVSDNWADFSLWGKIVDYFWHLTLPIIALVISGFASLTLLTKNTFLEEINKQYVMTARAKGLSERQVLFGHIFRNAMLVVVAGMPAALIHILFAGSLLIEVIFSLDGLGLLGFESAINRDYPVVFGTLYIFSLLGLMLHIISDLTYTLIDPRIDFEKRMG; this comes from the coding sequence ATGCTAAGTTATATAATCAGACGCTTGCTTCTGATGATCCCAACACTTTTTGGGATCTTGGTCATTAACTTCATTATTATCCAAGCAGCCCCTGGGGGGCCTGTTGAACAGATGATTGCCAAAATCCGAGGCTCGGACGTGGACGCAACTGCACGCATTAGCGGCGGTGGCATGTCAGATACGGGAAGTAATCTTCATGTGGGTGATAGCCTTAACAGTATGACGCCCTCAAAATATCGGGGTGCTCAAGGCCTTGATCCAGAGTTCATTGCCGAAATTGAAAAGCTTTATGGATTTGACAAACCGCCGCTCGAGCGATTCATCCTTATGATTAAAAATTATGCTGTGTTTGATTTTGGCGACAGTTATTTTAAGGATCGTTCCGTCATCGGGCTCATTATTGAAAAAATGCCTGTCTCCATTTCCATTGGTCTTTGGACAACGCTTCTCATTTATCTCATCTCTATTCCCTTAGGCGTTCGCAAAGCCATTAAAGACGGAACGCCATTTGATGTTTGGACCAGTGGAATCGTCATTGTAGGCTATGCCATTCCTGGATTTTTGTTTGCGATTCTCCTTATTATTCTTTTTGCTGGAGGAAGCTATTGGAACATCTTTCCTCTACGCGGGTTGGTTTCAGACAATTGGGCCGATTTTTCCCTTTGGGGCAAGATCGTCGATTATTTTTGGCATTTAACGCTTCCAATCATAGCGCTTGTGATCAGCGGTTTTGCGAGCCTCACTTTGCTCACCAAAAATACATTCCTTGAGGAAATCAATAAACAATACGTCATGACGGCTCGTGCAAAAGGACTTTCCGAACGCCAAGTTCTCTTTGGTCACATTTTTCGAAATGCGATGCTTGTGGTTGTGGCCGGCATGCCTGCAGCCCTCATCCACATTCTTTTTGCAGGGTCTCTTTTGATAGAAGTCATTTTTTCATTGGATGGCCTTGGGCTTTTGGGATTTGAATCGGCCATTAACCGCGACTATCCCGTCGTCTTTGGTACTCTTTATATTTTCTCTCTTTTAGGGCTTATGCTTCATATTATTTCCGATTTGACCTACACCCTCATTGATCCTCGCATTGACTTTGAAAAAAGGATGGGCTGA
- the uvrB gene encoding excinuclease ABC subunit UvrB yields the protein MTEKSPFHLESDYIPAGDQPQAIKELLEGLRQNERNQVLLGVTGSGKTFTIAHVIQNYRRPALVLAPNKTLAAQLYGEMKEFFPNNAVEYFVSYYDYYQPEAYVARTDTYIEKEATINEQIDRMRHSATRALLEREDVIIVASVSCIYGIGSVETYSQMVLTLKVGMTLDRDRFLRELTQLQYKRNDLSFARGTFRARGDIIEVFPSHYEDRAWRISLFGDEVETITEVDPLTGQKTSALESIKIYANSHYVTPGPTMNQAIQGIKRDLKTRLEELTSEGRLLEAQRLEQRTTFDLEMLTVTGMCAGIENYSRYLTGRAPGEPPPTLFEYLPKDALVIVDESHVTVPQLNGMYRGDAVRKRTLSEYGFRLPSCADNRPLKFEEWDHLRPQTIFVSATPGPWELESTQGHFIEQIIRPTGLIDPVCVIRPVESQIEDLIAECQLTVKKGLRVLVTTLTKKMAEALTEYISEAGIKVCYVHSDVDTLERIEIIRDLRLGIFDVLIGINLLREGLDIPECGLVAILDADKEGFLRSKTSLIQTIGRAARNVEGRAILYADIITNSIKAALEETNRRREKQQAYNAANEITPETIKKSIHNILSSVYEKDHTTVSISEDPTQIMGPKELKSYKEDIERRMRNAAAELEFEEAARLRDELQSIDARELGLAENAIKRPYLPNKKQRPRK from the coding sequence ATGACGGAAAAGAGTCCCTTTCATCTCGAGTCCGATTACATACCTGCAGGTGATCAACCCCAGGCCATTAAAGAACTTTTGGAAGGGCTTCGACAAAATGAACGCAATCAAGTTCTTTTAGGCGTCACGGGATCTGGGAAAACATTTACCATCGCCCACGTTATCCAAAACTATCGAAGACCTGCCCTTGTTTTGGCCCCCAATAAAACTTTGGCCGCTCAACTTTATGGAGAGATGAAAGAGTTCTTTCCCAATAACGCTGTTGAATATTTCGTGTCCTATTACGACTACTATCAACCAGAAGCCTATGTCGCCCGAACCGACACCTACATCGAAAAAGAAGCAACCATTAACGAACAAATTGACCGCATGCGACATTCCGCAACCCGCGCCCTTCTCGAGCGGGAAGACGTCATCATTGTCGCAAGCGTGTCTTGCATTTATGGTATTGGATCTGTTGAAACCTACAGTCAGATGGTCTTAACCCTTAAGGTGGGGATGACTTTGGACCGTGATCGCTTTTTACGTGAGCTTACACAACTGCAATATAAACGCAACGATCTCAGCTTTGCTCGCGGCACTTTCCGCGCCAGAGGCGACATCATTGAAGTCTTCCCCTCCCATTATGAAGATCGGGCGTGGCGGATTTCTCTTTTTGGAGATGAAGTTGAAACCATCACCGAAGTCGATCCTTTAACGGGACAAAAAACATCTGCTCTCGAAAGTATCAAAATTTATGCCAATAGCCACTATGTGACCCCGGGGCCCACCATGAATCAGGCCATTCAAGGCATCAAACGGGATCTCAAAACCCGCCTTGAAGAACTCACTTCCGAAGGGCGACTTTTAGAAGCACAACGCCTTGAGCAACGAACCACTTTTGACCTTGAAATGCTGACCGTTACCGGCATGTGTGCAGGCATTGAAAATTACTCCCGTTATTTAACAGGAAGGGCCCCTGGCGAGCCACCGCCAACCCTATTTGAATATCTTCCCAAAGATGCCCTTGTCATTGTGGACGAGAGCCATGTGACTGTCCCTCAATTAAATGGGATGTATCGGGGGGATGCTGTGCGAAAACGAACCCTTTCCGAATACGGATTTCGCCTCCCTTCTTGTGCAGACAACCGCCCTCTCAAGTTTGAGGAATGGGATCATTTGCGACCTCAAACAATTTTTGTGTCGGCAACGCCAGGTCCTTGGGAGCTTGAATCGACCCAAGGTCATTTCATCGAACAAATTATTCGCCCCACGGGCCTTATCGATCCTGTGTGCGTTATTCGTCCCGTAGAATCACAGATCGAAGATTTGATAGCAGAGTGCCAATTGACCGTTAAAAAAGGACTCCGCGTTTTGGTCACAACACTCACGAAAAAAATGGCTGAAGCTTTAACCGAATATATATCAGAAGCGGGGATTAAGGTTTGCTATGTCCATTCGGATGTAGACACGCTTGAACGCATCGAAATCATCCGGGATTTACGCCTTGGAATCTTCGATGTTTTAATCGGTATTAATCTTTTGCGCGAAGGACTAGATATTCCCGAATGTGGACTCGTTGCAATTCTCGATGCGGACAAAGAAGGGTTCTTAAGATCCAAAACCTCTCTCATCCAAACCATCGGTCGCGCCGCCCGTAATGTGGAGGGGCGTGCGATTTTATATGCCGATATCATCACCAATTCCATCAAAGCAGCCCTTGAGGAAACCAATCGCAGGCGGGAAAAACAACAAGCTTATAATGCAGCCAACGAAATCACACCAGAAACTATCAAAAAATCGATTCACAATATTCTCTCGAGTGTTTACGAAAAAGATCATACGACAGTTTCCATCTCTGAAGATCCAACCCAAATCATGGGGCCTAAAGAACTCAAATCTTATAAAGAAGATATTGAGCGCCGTATGCGCAATGCTGCAGCTGAGCTAGAGTTTGAAGAGGCAGCTCGTCTTCGCGATGAACTCCAATCCATTGATGCCCGTGAATTAGGTCTTGCCGAAAATGCAATCAAGCGTCCCTATCTGCCGAATAAAAAACAACGCCCTAGGAAGTAA
- a CDS encoding host attachment protein: MKGKIVWVLVADGARGRFFQKKPEGILHIDGFDFVAENLKDQELTHDKPGRGFESANPARHAYQPRVDPHENQKVQFAKRLSEFVNKAREKGEFDELVLVTPPKILGELRNHLGKDSLSKVTSEIAKDVSKFSDHELNHYLQEMM; the protein is encoded by the coding sequence ATGAAAGGAAAAATTGTTTGGGTGCTTGTCGCAGATGGCGCCCGTGGGCGTTTTTTTCAGAAAAAACCTGAGGGAATTCTGCATATCGATGGATTTGATTTTGTCGCGGAAAATTTAAAAGATCAGGAATTGACCCACGATAAACCGGGTCGGGGCTTTGAAAGCGCCAATCCTGCGCGTCATGCATATCAACCTCGTGTAGACCCGCACGAAAATCAAAAAGTTCAATTTGCAAAACGTTTGTCTGAATTTGTGAACAAAGCGCGAGAAAAAGGTGAGTTTGATGAACTCGTTCTTGTGACACCACCTAAAATTTTAGGAGAATTGCGCAATCATTTGGGGAAAGACTCTCTTTCCAAAGTCACAAGTGAGATTGCCAAAGACGTAAGTAAATTCTCAGATCATGAGCTCAATCACTATTTGCAGGAAATGATGTAG
- a CDS encoding ABC transporter permease, with the protein MRWFHFNPITQRRIQQFKKNKRGFYSLWIFLSIFTITLFAEFVSNDKPLLISYKDQFYYPVFVNYPETTFDGEFETEANYRDPFVKDLITKHGWIIWPPIPYSYNTVNFDLPVPAPAPPSKENWLGTDDQGRDVFARLIYGFRISVLFGLTLTLFSSLIGVTAGAVQGYFGGLTDLIFQRFMEIWAGMPVLFLLIILASIVQPNFWWLLGLMLLFSWMTLVGVVRAEFLRARNFEYVKAARALGLATPKIIYRHVLPNAMVATLTLVPFVLNASISTLTSLDFLGFGLPLGSPSLGEMLNQGKNNLHAPWLGITAFLVLALMLTLLIFIGEAVRDAFDPRKATK; encoded by the coding sequence ATGAGATGGTTTCATTTCAACCCAATTACACAAAGACGCATTCAGCAGTTCAAGAAAAATAAGCGTGGTTTTTATTCTCTTTGGATATTTCTGTCGATTTTTACCATCACTCTTTTTGCCGAATTTGTCTCCAACGACAAGCCACTTTTGATATCTTATAAGGATCAATTTTATTATCCCGTATTCGTAAACTATCCTGAAACCACATTTGATGGAGAATTTGAAACAGAAGCCAATTATCGAGACCCTTTCGTCAAAGACCTCATTACCAAACATGGATGGATCATTTGGCCTCCCATTCCCTATAGTTATAATACTGTTAATTTTGATCTCCCCGTTCCAGCTCCCGCTCCCCCCTCAAAGGAAAATTGGCTGGGAACTGATGATCAAGGCCGCGACGTTTTTGCACGCCTTATTTATGGATTTCGAATCTCGGTTCTTTTTGGGCTCACACTTACATTATTCAGCTCGCTCATTGGCGTTACCGCAGGCGCCGTTCAAGGTTATTTCGGCGGACTCACCGATCTTATTTTCCAAAGGTTTATGGAAATTTGGGCGGGAATGCCGGTCCTTTTTCTTCTCATTATTTTAGCCAGTATCGTCCAGCCCAACTTTTGGTGGCTTTTGGGATTAATGCTCCTTTTCAGTTGGATGACCCTTGTGGGCGTTGTACGCGCAGAATTCTTACGTGCCCGTAATTTTGAATATGTAAAAGCCGCCCGTGCCTTGGGCCTGGCTACTCCTAAAATTATCTATCGCCATGTGCTTCCCAATGCCATGGTTGCAACTTTAACGTTGGTGCCCTTCGTTCTCAACGCCTCCATCTCCACATTAACTTCTCTCGATTTCTTAGGATTTGGGTTGCCTTTAGGATCGCCATCTTTGGGAGAAATGTTGAATCAGGGCAAAAACAACCTCCATGCGCCTTGGCTTGGGATCACCGCCTTCCTCGTTTTAGCCCTCATGTTGACCCTTTTGATTTTTATTGGGGAGGCCGTTCGCGATGCCTTTGACCCCCGAAAGGCTACAAAATGA
- a CDS encoding Bax inhibitor-1/YccA family protein, translating to MKNRFENQTIRRANDSALGYDAGLRAYMLKVYNYMALGLGLTGGVAFVSATTSAILAVVMPLMWVFMLAPLALVFFLSFRIDKISFSTAQTVFWLYATLNGVAFSILFLAYTGDSIARVFFITAGTFGAMSLYGYTTQKDLTGWGSFLFMGLIGIILASVVNIFVGSSPLQFLISIGGVVIFTGLTAYDTQVIKEGYVQGFDDEVSGKQAIFGALRLYLDFINLFISLLRLLGDRR from the coding sequence ATGAAAAATCGTTTTGAGAATCAAACTATCCGCAGGGCCAATGATAGCGCTCTCGGTTATGATGCAGGCCTTAGGGCTTATATGCTTAAAGTGTACAACTACATGGCGCTCGGTTTGGGTCTCACCGGCGGCGTGGCTTTTGTAAGCGCCACAACCTCTGCCATTTTGGCCGTGGTGATGCCTTTGATGTGGGTTTTTATGTTGGCCCCTCTTGCTCTTGTCTTTTTCTTAAGCTTTCGCATTGATAAAATAAGTTTTTCAACGGCCCAAACCGTTTTCTGGCTCTATGCAACCTTGAATGGTGTTGCGTTTTCAATCCTTTTCTTAGCCTATACAGGAGATAGCATTGCACGTGTTTTCTTCATCACTGCAGGAACTTTTGGCGCCATGAGCCTTTACGGTTATACAACTCAAAAGGATTTGACGGGTTGGGGCTCTTTCTTGTTTATGGGTCTCATTGGCATTATTTTAGCCAGCGTTGTGAATATATTTGTCGGAAGTTCTCCCTTACAATTTCTCATTTCCATTGGGGGCGTCGTCATCTTCACAGGATTAACCGCATATGATACGCAAGTGATCAAAGAAGGTTATGTTCAAGGCTTTGATGATGAAGTTTCTGGCAAGCAGGCGATCTTTGGCGCATTACGGCTCTATCTCGACTTTATCAACCTTTTCATCAGTCTTTTAAGGCTTTTGGGGGATCGTAGATAA
- a CDS encoding ABC transporter ATP-binding protein, whose amino-acid sequence MSRHPPLLIVDNLHVNFHSGKHIVHAVQGVSFELKKAQTLAIVGESGSGKSVTALSVLGLLPYPRASHPQGSIQFHGQELLNAPTDILRSIRGNRISMIFQEPLTSLNPLHTIDRQIGETLSLHKGLYGEALTHRVIELLEMAGFPDGRDRLKSYPHQLSGGQRQRVMIAMALACDPEILIADEPTTALDVTIQAQIIELLKELQGRLKMSLILITHDLHVVQKIAQDVVVMKDGLKVEENATQELFSHPQDPYTKRLIDSDPQGHAVPVKGDEELLLTGENIKVYFDIRRGIFKKKIGEIKAVDDISFSLRSGHTLGIVGESGSGKTTLAMALLRLEKCQGRIEFLGTEIQDLSNKEFRPYRREMQIVFQDPFGSLSPRMSIGQIIAEGLEIHKIGKTPQAREHLVIEALREVGLDPDIRHRYPHEFSGGQRQRIAIARALALKPRLIILDEPTSALDRSVQLDVLTLLKNIQKKNNLAYIFISHDLAVVKSISHQVLVMRQGKVVERGTAKDIFEHPQEVYTQKLIKAAFELEAA is encoded by the coding sequence ATGAGCCGTCACCCCCCACTTTTGATTGTTGATAATCTGCACGTAAATTTTCATTCTGGAAAACATATCGTTCATGCTGTTCAAGGGGTTTCTTTTGAACTTAAAAAAGCGCAAACACTTGCAATTGTGGGGGAGAGCGGATCGGGTAAATCAGTAACCGCCCTTTCGGTTTTGGGCCTTCTTCCCTATCCGCGTGCGTCCCACCCCCAGGGCAGCATTCAATTTCATGGGCAAGAGCTTTTAAATGCCCCCACAGATATTTTGCGTAGCATTCGGGGCAATCGCATTTCCATGATTTTCCAAGAGCCCCTCACTTCATTAAATCCCCTTCACACTATTGATCGACAAATTGGCGAAACGTTAAGTCTCCACAAGGGTCTTTATGGGGAGGCCCTTACGCATCGGGTCATTGAGCTTCTCGAGATGGCGGGATTCCCGGATGGACGAGATCGCCTCAAATCCTATCCTCACCAGCTTTCAGGCGGCCAACGTCAACGTGTGATGATCGCCATGGCTTTGGCCTGCGATCCTGAAATTCTCATTGCGGATGAACCGACAACAGCCTTGGATGTGACTATCCAAGCCCAGATCATTGAGCTTTTGAAAGAGCTTCAAGGACGTCTTAAAATGAGCCTTATTCTCATTACCCATGATTTACATGTCGTGCAAAAAATTGCTCAAGATGTCGTTGTGATGAAAGACGGTCTCAAGGTTGAAGAAAATGCAACTCAAGAACTCTTCTCCCATCCGCAAGATCCTTATACAAAGCGGCTAATTGATTCTGATCCTCAAGGCCACGCAGTCCCCGTCAAAGGGGATGAAGAGCTTCTTCTTACGGGCGAAAATATCAAAGTCTATTTTGATATCCGTCGTGGTATTTTCAAAAAGAAGATTGGCGAAATTAAAGCCGTTGATGATATCTCCTTCTCCCTCCGTTCAGGGCATACTTTGGGCATTGTTGGCGAAAGTGGATCTGGAAAAACAACACTTGCGATGGCCCTTCTCCGTCTTGAAAAATGCCAGGGTCGCATCGAATTTTTAGGAACGGAAATTCAGGATCTTTCAAACAAAGAATTTCGCCCTTACCGACGGGAAATGCAAATCGTTTTTCAAGACCCCTTTGGATCTTTAAGCCCCCGGATGAGCATAGGGCAAATCATTGCCGAAGGGCTTGAGATTCACAAAATTGGAAAAACACCTCAGGCTCGCGAACATCTCGTTATAGAGGCTTTACGTGAGGTGGGATTGGATCCTGATATCCGTCACCGCTACCCCCATGAGTTTTCTGGAGGACAACGCCAACGCATTGCGATTGCCCGAGCACTCGCTTTAAAACCTCGCCTTATTATTTTAGATGAGCCCACATCTGCGCTCGATCGTTCCGTTCAACTCGATGTTTTGACGCTTTTGAAAAACATTCAGAAGAAAAATAATTTGGCCTATATTTTCATCAGCCATGATCTGGCCGTCGTAAAATCCATCAGTCACCAAGTTCTTGTGATGCGTCAAGGCAAAGTCGTTGAACGCGGCACCGCAAAAGATATTTTCGAGCACCCCCAAGAGGTCTATACTCAAAAGTTAATTAAAGCCGCTTTTGAGCTTGAGGCCGCATGA
- a CDS encoding extracellular solute-binding protein, which translates to MGLKNCHPDFISGSFEKMLKRVQYDAFEKTLTLLLTSLFLSAPLISQETAAPLPTHGFAIYGDLKYPSDFKHFDYVNPNAPKGGLVTLSAVGSSFDTFNAFLPKGVPAAGITGIHCSLLQGSEDEPASSYAYLAQSIEVSPDRTFAIYRLNPKAIFSDGSPVSADDVVFTLDILKTKGSPQFSLYYKDVVKAESIDPQTVKFTFSKNNRELPQIVGGLPILSKAFYTKQDFTKADLTIPLGCGPYVVKSFQPGREVVYALTPNWWAKDLPSQAGLNNFDVKFTYYRDETVQFQAFQSGDFDFRSENIAKNWATGYDFPALKEGKVIKKEVTHKLPNGMQLFLFNLRNPLFQDIKVRKALSYSWDFDWVNKNLFFNSYKSSYSFFNNSELASTGMPSEEELTILTPLKGQIPDSVFKEEYKPISTDGSGRNRKNIEIANQLLEEAGWVIKNGARVNTRTGKPFQFTFLIHDPAFERVSLALKRNLQQLGITMDIRTVTTPQYVEQLDNFDFDMTLMAYPAPESPGNEQRTYWSSKSDVPSGFNYPGIKSPAVDSLIETVINASSRKDLVTATKALDRVLIHNYLGIYGYYSGINRIAYWDKFDHPQIAPKDGIGFSTWWVVPEKEKHLGKKS; encoded by the coding sequence CTGATTTTATTTCAGGGTCTTTTGAAAAGATGCTGAAACGAGTTCAGTATGACGCATTTGAAAAAACACTCACACTCCTCCTCACCTCACTTTTCTTATCCGCCCCCCTGATATCTCAGGAAACGGCGGCTCCACTTCCCACGCACGGCTTTGCCATTTATGGGGATCTCAAGTACCCTTCAGATTTTAAGCATTTTGACTACGTCAATCCCAATGCTCCCAAGGGTGGCCTTGTGACCCTTTCTGCCGTTGGATCATCATTTGACACCTTCAATGCTTTTCTTCCCAAAGGTGTCCCTGCCGCAGGAATTACGGGCATTCACTGTTCTCTTTTACAAGGATCCGAAGATGAACCTGCCTCTTCCTATGCGTACCTTGCTCAGTCCATTGAAGTCAGCCCTGACCGCACCTTTGCGATCTACCGCCTTAATCCTAAAGCCATATTTTCTGATGGAAGCCCTGTGAGCGCTGATGACGTTGTCTTTACATTAGACATATTAAAAACCAAAGGATCTCCTCAGTTCTCCCTTTATTATAAGGATGTCGTGAAAGCCGAGTCCATTGATCCCCAAACAGTAAAATTCACATTTTCCAAAAACAATCGTGAACTTCCGCAAATTGTGGGGGGATTGCCGATTCTCTCTAAGGCTTTTTATACCAAACAGGATTTTACAAAAGCGGATTTGACCATACCCCTGGGTTGCGGACCTTATGTTGTCAAATCTTTTCAGCCCGGTAGAGAAGTCGTTTATGCACTTACACCCAATTGGTGGGCTAAGGACCTTCCCTCTCAAGCGGGGCTTAATAACTTTGATGTCAAATTCACCTACTATCGCGATGAGACAGTACAATTTCAGGCTTTTCAATCAGGAGACTTTGACTTCAGATCTGAAAACATCGCGAAAAATTGGGCCACAGGATATGATTTTCCGGCACTCAAAGAAGGCAAAGTCATTAAAAAGGAGGTCACACACAAGCTTCCCAATGGCATGCAGCTCTTTTTATTCAATTTGAGAAACCCTCTTTTTCAAGACATCAAAGTTCGAAAAGCACTTTCTTACAGTTGGGACTTTGATTGGGTGAATAAGAATCTCTTTTTCAATTCTTACAAATCCAGTTACAGCTTTTTTAACAATTCAGAACTCGCGTCCACGGGCATGCCCTCAGAAGAGGAACTGACTATTTTAACGCCCTTAAAAGGACAAATTCCAGACTCCGTCTTTAAGGAGGAGTACAAGCCCATCTCAACGGATGGAAGTGGGCGCAATCGTAAGAATATTGAAATTGCAAATCAGCTTCTTGAAGAGGCGGGTTGGGTCATCAAAAATGGCGCGCGAGTGAATACAAGAACCGGAAAACCTTTTCAGTTTACATTTTTAATTCATGACCCTGCTTTTGAAAGAGTGTCTTTGGCTCTTAAACGCAATCTTCAACAATTGGGAATTACGATGGACATTCGCACCGTCACCACCCCACAATACGTGGAGCAATTGGATAATTTCGATTTTGATATGACACTTATGGCATATCCCGCGCCTGAAAGCCCTGGGAATGAACAACGCACATATTGGAGCTCAAAATCTGACGTTCCCAGTGGCTTTAATTACCCCGGAATCAAAAGCCCCGCCGTGGATTCTTTAATTGAGACAGTTATCAATGCTTCCAGCCGAAAAGATTTAGTCACTGCAACAAAAGCACTTGACCGTGTCCTCATTCATAACTATTTGGGAATCTATGGATATTATTCTGGTATTAACCGTATTGCTTATTGGGACAAATTTGACCACCCTCAAATTGCTCCCAAAGATGGCATTGGCTTTTCAACCTGGTGGGTCGTACCCGAAAAGGAAAAGCACCTTGGCAAAAAATCGTAA